A genomic window from Sporosarcina sp. Marseille-Q4063 includes:
- the dnaX gene encoding DNA polymerase III subunit gamma/tau: protein MVYQAFYRVYRPQTFGEMSGQQHVKQTLQNALLHNKTTHAYLFSGPRGTGKTSAAKIFAKALNCENGPAKEPCNECPTCLGITEGSDTDVIEFDAASNSRVEEMREIIEKVRFAPSNSRFKVYIIDEVHMLSNSAFNALLKTLEEPPSHAVFILATTEPHKLPLTIISRCQRFDFKPITQNDIVDRMKTVLHDTGIESDEDVLKIIAQAALGGMRDALSMLDQVVSFSGERLTVEDALLVTGSIGEDVFYQLAGALLEKDAGAALSLFDRLITEGKDVSRLAEDLITFFRDLLLLRTAPELQDLLELVSGDDRFKEMAKGFDPDVLYSFIDILSKTQQEMRFSNHAKVYIESALLKMIHIEGNSFQVQSESSSVINPAIMDKVTELERVVSELQQQIKSGASVQTVAGDTPVQRKNPSRSSQILRVPTGKINEVLKSATKEDIQTIRENWAGMMQTMQKSHSALLEETEPVAASSQSFVLKFKYEIHCLMASENTSLRSSLSNALQSQTGIAYEVVYVPEDGWQKARQDFIRNNNLERTEPSNDKQSTTEQEAESVLSFVQEAEQENLDPIVTKAENIFGKEFIEVYDD from the coding sequence TTGGTGTATCAAGCCTTTTACCGTGTGTACAGGCCCCAAACTTTTGGTGAAATGTCTGGTCAACAACATGTGAAGCAGACGCTACAAAATGCCCTCCTTCATAATAAGACAACGCATGCATATCTATTTTCAGGTCCGCGGGGTACTGGGAAAACGAGTGCTGCAAAGATATTTGCAAAGGCATTAAACTGTGAAAACGGTCCGGCGAAAGAGCCGTGCAATGAATGCCCGACATGTCTTGGCATTACCGAAGGTTCGGATACAGACGTCATTGAATTTGACGCTGCGTCGAATTCACGTGTTGAAGAAATGAGAGAAATCATAGAAAAGGTTCGATTTGCACCGTCGAATTCACGTTTTAAAGTTTATATCATAGATGAAGTCCATATGCTTTCAAACTCGGCGTTTAATGCGTTGTTGAAGACGCTCGAAGAACCACCGTCTCATGCTGTATTTATTTTGGCAACAACAGAACCACATAAACTTCCGTTGACAATTATTTCAAGATGTCAGCGCTTTGACTTTAAACCAATAACACAAAATGATATTGTTGACCGCATGAAAACAGTACTTCATGATACTGGAATAGAATCTGATGAAGACGTATTAAAAATCATTGCGCAAGCAGCATTGGGCGGAATGCGCGATGCGCTCAGCATGCTTGACCAAGTAGTTTCGTTTAGTGGAGAAAGATTAACCGTTGAAGACGCCCTCCTCGTGACTGGTTCTATTGGTGAAGATGTTTTTTATCAGTTGGCCGGGGCGCTACTCGAAAAAGATGCAGGAGCGGCTTTGTCATTATTCGATCGTCTAATTACTGAAGGAAAAGATGTATCTCGTCTTGCAGAGGATTTAATCACATTCTTCCGTGATTTATTGTTACTGCGCACTGCGCCAGAATTACAGGATTTGTTGGAACTTGTTTCCGGTGATGACCGTTTTAAAGAAATGGCTAAAGGGTTCGATCCGGATGTATTGTATTCATTCATCGATATACTTTCGAAAACACAACAGGAAATGCGGTTCTCCAATCATGCAAAAGTATATATAGAGTCTGCTCTTTTAAAAATGATTCATATAGAAGGAAACTCATTTCAAGTTCAATCAGAAAGCAGTTCTGTCATTAATCCAGCTATAATGGATAAGGTTACAGAATTGGAGCGAGTTGTCAGCGAGTTGCAACAACAAATCAAATCGGGGGCTTCTGTACAAACAGTTGCTGGAGATACCCCTGTCCAGCGAAAAAACCCGTCGAGGTCATCGCAGATATTAAGGGTTCCAACAGGTAAAATTAATGAGGTATTGAAGTCTGCTACGAAAGAAGATATCCAAACAATACGGGAAAATTGGGCAGGTATGATGCAAACAATGCAAAAGTCGCATTCAGCCCTTCTTGAGGAAACGGAGCCTGTTGCTGCATCATCGCAGTCATTTGTGTTAAAATTCAAGTATGAAATTCATTGTCTAATGGCTTCTGAAAACACGTCACTCCGATCGAGTTTATCAAATGCGTTACAATCCCAAACTGGAATAGCATATGAGGTTGTGTACGTACCTGAGGACGGATGGCAAAAAGCACGCCAAGACTTCATCCGAAATAATAATCTTGAACGAACTGAACCTTCGAATGATAAACAATCAACAACAGAACAAGAAGCGGAATCAGTTCTCTCCTTTGTGCAAGAGGCTGAGCAAGAAAACTTAGATCCGATTGTTACGAAAGCGGAAAATATTTTTGGCAAAGAATTCATAGAAGTATATGATGATTAA
- a CDS encoding YbaB/EbfC family nucleoid-associated protein yields MRGMGNMQGMMKQMQKMQKQMAEAQEKLGEERLEGTAGGGMVKVVVSGDKEVLEVVINPDVVDPEDVEILQDLVVIATNEAMKKAEELTSSTMGQFTKGLNLPGMF; encoded by the coding sequence ATGCGTGGTATGGGAAATATGCAAGGTATGATGAAGCAAATGCAGAAAATGCAAAAACAAATGGCAGAAGCACAAGAAAAACTAGGTGAAGAGCGTTTAGAGGGTACAGCAGGTGGCGGCATGGTTAAAGTGGTCGTTTCTGGAGATAAAGAAGTACTTGAAGTTGTTATCAATCCAGACGTTGTGGATCCTGAAGATGTTGAGATTTTACAAGACCTAGTTGTTATTGCTACAAATGAAGCAATGAAAAAGGCTGAAGAATTAACAAGCTCCACGATGGGACAATTCACGAAAGGATTGAACCTTCCTGGAATGTTCTAG
- the recR gene encoding recombination mediator RecR encodes MHYPEPISKLIDSFMKLPGIGPKTAGRLAFFVLSMKEDTVLDFAKALVDAKRNLRFCSVCGHITDIDPCHICQDQSRDRSLICVVQDPKDVIAMEKMRDYQGLYHVLHGAISPMDGIGPEDINVPSLLTRLQDEEVEELILATNPTIEGEATAMYISRLVRPSGIMTTRIAHGLPVGGDLEYADEVTLSRALEGRREL; translated from the coding sequence ATGCATTATCCAGAACCAATCTCAAAACTAATTGATAGTTTTATGAAACTGCCAGGTATCGGTCCGAAAACTGCGGGCCGACTGGCGTTTTTTGTGCTAAGCATGAAAGAAGACACCGTCCTTGATTTTGCAAAAGCACTTGTCGACGCAAAAAGGAATCTACGTTTTTGTTCAGTGTGCGGGCATATTACAGATATCGATCCTTGCCATATATGCCAAGACCAATCGCGTGACAGGTCGCTAATCTGTGTTGTCCAAGATCCAAAAGATGTAATAGCGATGGAGAAGATGAGAGATTATCAAGGTCTTTACCACGTTTTACATGGCGCGATTTCTCCAATGGATGGCATTGGCCCGGAAGATATTAATGTACCTTCACTGTTAACTCGGCTTCAAGACGAGGAAGTAGAAGAGTTGATATTGGCTACCAATCCTACGATTGAAGGCGAGGCAACTGCAATGTATATCTCAAGACTTGTAAGACCGTCTGGTATTATGACGACACGAATTGCTCACGGATTACCTGTAGGCGGCGATCTAGAGTATGCAGATGAAGTAACATTGTCAAGAGCGCTTGAAGGACGTCGAGAACTTTAA
- a CDS encoding YaaL family protein, with product MFKRKSKLKREYDERLRSLMVETRTEWEQAKVIEQHLDDYDQEVIIRRKIAESKHFYLYKEAKARKLGSE from the coding sequence ATGTTTAAAAGAAAAAGCAAGCTTAAAAGAGAGTACGACGAGCGTCTTCGTTCATTAATGGTAGAGACTAGAACCGAATGGGAACAAGCAAAGGTTATTGAACAGCATCTTGATGATTACGATCAAGAAGTAATCATTCGACGAAAAATAGCTGAAAGTAAACATTTCTATTTATATAAAGAAGCAAAGGCACGCAAACTTGGAAGTGAATAA
- a CDS encoding pro-sigmaK processing inhibitor BofA family protein, whose amino-acid sequence MKIAIGILVAGLILLFLLMDKKQVKKVFERLSIYWFRLAFAFLVLFIMNVAAGFVGIYVPVNIASGLVIAVLGIPGFASICALAFFL is encoded by the coding sequence GTGAAAATAGCTATTGGGATACTTGTAGCGGGTCTAATTCTTCTCTTCCTATTAATGGACAAGAAGCAAGTGAAAAAGGTTTTCGAACGATTATCAATCTATTGGTTCCGGTTAGCGTTTGCCTTTTTAGTTTTATTCATTATGAATGTTGCAGCAGGATTTGTTGGTATTTATGTTCCTGTGAATATAGCATCGGGTCTAGTTATTGCTGTCTTGGGTATTCCAGGCTTCGCGTCAATTTGTGCTTTAGCATTCTTTTTGTAA